One genomic window of Cricetulus griseus strain 17A/GY chromosome 3, alternate assembly CriGri-PICRH-1.0, whole genome shotgun sequence includes the following:
- the LOC113834624 gene encoding MLV-related proviral Env polyprotein-like produces MDRTPHSKSFKDKTLSYTLLLIGCLFTPHVATNPHRVYNITWKIANLGTGEIANLSTYIGTLHDGFPPLYVDLCDLVGSDWDPSDQEPFPGYGCHHPGGRIGTRSKDFYVCPGHKPTHGCGGPQEGYCARWGCETTGEAYWKPSSSWDFITLKRREIPGYAGKGPWRCGQRACGPCYDSAGGGGFQGATPGGKCNPLILRFTDAGKRTTWDSPKVWGLRLHRAGKDPVTLFSLYRQITPLSQQSVGPNTVIADQRAPTQFQVPEPPTVPKAITPTPGAVTFSPTPDALNIEITRDPPGTGDRLLQLIQGVYQALNFSDPNKTQECWLCLVSRPPYYEGVAILGNYSNQTSAPTSCGAAMQHKLTISEVSGKGLCIGRIPPSHQELCNQVEPLSQDSRYLVAPYGTYWACSTGLTPCVSTTVLNTTIDFCILIELWPKVTYHQPEYVYSVLEKSTRYKREPISFTVALLLGGITVGGIAAGIGTGTVALQGINHFKLLQQAMHTDIQVLEESVSALEKSLTSLSEVVLQNRRGLDLLFLQEGGLCAALKEECCFYADHTGIVRDSMAKLRERLKQRQQLFESQQGWFEGWFAKSPWLTTLISTLKGPLVILFLILIFGPCILNKLTQFIRERLSVVQALVLTQQYHQLKQIDPEYPETSE; encoded by the coding sequence ATGGACCGCACACCGCACTCAAAATCCTTTAAAGATAAGACTCTCTCGTACACCCTCCTGTTGATTGGTTGTCTGTTTACCCCCCATGTAGCAACTAACCCCCACAGGGTTTATAATATCACCTGGAAAATAGCCAATCTAGGGACCGGGGAAATAGCCAACCTCAGCACTTATATAGGGACTCTACATGATGGGTTCCCTCCTCTCTATGTCGACCTATGTGACTTAGTAGGGTCTGATTGGGATCCCTCTGACCAGGAACCATTCCCAGGGTACGGATGCCACCACCCTGGGGGAAGGATAGGAACAAGAAGCAAGGATTTTTATGTTTGCCCCGGCCATAAACCAACTCATGGCTGCGGGGGGCCACAGGAAGGGTACTGTGCAAGATGGGGATGTGAAACCACAGGGGAGGCTTACTGGAAACCCTCTTCCTCTTGGGATTTCATCACTCTCAAACGGAGGGAGATCCCAGGGTACGCAGGGAAAGGACCATGGAGATGTGGGCAAAGAGCCTGCGGACCCTGTTATGATAGTGCCGGAGGGGGAGGTTTTCAAGGCGCCACCCCCGGAGGAAAATGCAACCCTCTCATCCTAAGGTTCACAGATGCTGGAAAAAGGACTACTTGGGATAGTCCTAAAGTCTGGGGACTCCGGCTGCACCGAGCAGGGAAAGATCCGGTGACCTTATTCTCCCTGTACAGACAAATTACTCCCCTAAGCCAACAATCAGTCGGGCCAAACACAGTAATAGCGGACCAGAGAGCCCCAACCCAATTTCAAGTCCCTGAACCCCCTACCGTTCCTAAAGCTATCACTCCTACACCAGGTGCTGTcaccttctcccccaccccagacgCCCTAAACATCGAGATAACCAGAGACCCTCCAGGTACCGGAGATAGATTATTACAATTAATCCAAGGAGTTTACCAAGCCTTAAATTTTTCAGACCCCAACAAGACTCAGGAATGCTGGTTATGCCTAGTTTCCCGGCCCCCATATTATGAAGGCGTGGCAATACTGGGCAACTACTCCAACCAGACCTCAGCACCTACCAGTTGTGGAGCTGCTATGCAGCACAAGCTCACAATATCTGAGGTCTCAGGAAAGGGGCTATGCATAGGCAGGATTCCTCCCTCACATCAAGAATTATGTAACCAAGTAGAGCCATTATCTCAGGACAGCCGATACCTTGTTGCCCCTTATGGAACTTATTGGGCTTGCAGTACTGGGTTGACTCCCTGTGTCTCTACCACTGTTCTCAACACCACCattgacttttgtatattgatagaACTTTGGCCCAAAGTCACATACCACCAACCTGAATATGTTTACAGCGTACTAGAGAAATCAACCCGATATAAGAGGGAGCCAATATCCTTTACCGTGGCCCTATTATTAGGAGGAATAACAGTGGGGGGCATAGCAGCCGGCATAGGGACCGGAACCGTTGCCCTACAGGGAATTAATCATTTTAAGCTTCTACAACAAGCCATGCACACGGATATCCAGGTCCTAGAAGAGTCAGTCAGTGCACTCGAGAAATCCTTAACATCACTCTCTGAGGTGGTCCTGCAGAACAGACGAggattagatttattatttttacaggaAGGAGGGCTATGTGCTGCCCTCAAGGAAGAATGCTGCTTTTATGCAGATCATACAGGAATAGTTAGGGACAGCATGGCCAAACTCAGGGAAAGGCTAAAACAGAGGCAACAGCTATTTGAGTCTCAACAAGGATGGTTCGAAGGATGGTTCGCTAAGTCCCCCTGGTTGACTACCCTTATATCCACGCTCAAGGGACCTCTGGTTATTCTATTTTTGATCCTCATATTTGGTCCCTGCATTCTGAACAAACTGACTCAATTCATCAGAGAACGACTATCTGTTGTACAGGCCTTAGTCTTAACTCAACAATACCATCAACTAAAGCAAATAGATCCAGAGTATCCAGAGACCTCTGAATGA